Proteins encoded in a region of the Flavobacterium sp. PMTSA4 genome:
- a CDS encoding glycosyltransferase family 4 protein — protein sequence MQKPKLIRLTTVPLSLDKLLSGQLRFMSAFFEVTAVSAEKEYLEKVGEKEGVNTFHLEMTRKITPLKDIMAVIKLVKYLKKAKPKIVHTHTPKAGIVGMLAAKLARVPFRLHTVAGLPLVETKGVKRKVLDQVEKVTYRCATKVYPNSKGLADIIIQNNYCPKEKLKVIAQGSSNGIDTSFFNPEKMDKNELAEIKNKLKIKESDFVFIFVGRLVADKGINELVVAFEQINSKYNNTKLLLVGPFENDLDPLQSKTIQRIKTNANIINTGFQNDIRPYLAIANLLVFPSYREGFPNVVMQAGAMGLPCIVSDINGCNEIIIEGDNGTIIPVKNTQAIIEKMEKCYTDSEYYEKLKANARTKIVERYEQKVVWEAILEEYNRNLNN from the coding sequence CTGGACAAGTTACTTTCGGGCCAACTCCGGTTCATGAGTGCTTTTTTTGAAGTAACGGCCGTTTCGGCTGAGAAAGAATATTTAGAAAAAGTAGGAGAAAAAGAAGGGGTAAATACATTCCATCTGGAAATGACACGAAAAATAACGCCACTCAAAGACATAATGGCAGTTATTAAACTAGTTAAGTATTTAAAAAAAGCAAAACCCAAAATTGTACACACGCACACACCAAAAGCAGGGATAGTAGGGATGCTGGCGGCTAAACTGGCAAGAGTACCATTCAGGTTGCACACGGTTGCAGGCTTGCCTTTAGTGGAAACAAAGGGAGTAAAAAGAAAAGTACTCGACCAGGTGGAAAAAGTAACCTACCGTTGCGCTACAAAAGTTTACCCAAATTCGAAAGGTTTAGCTGACATTATTATCCAAAATAACTATTGCCCAAAAGAGAAACTCAAAGTGATAGCCCAGGGAAGTTCCAATGGAATTGACACGAGCTTTTTTAATCCTGAAAAAATGGATAAAAACGAATTAGCAGAAATAAAAAATAAATTAAAAATCAAAGAATCCGATTTTGTATTCATTTTTGTGGGCCGACTAGTAGCAGACAAAGGAATCAACGAACTGGTGGTAGCCTTCGAACAGATTAATAGCAAATACAACAACACCAAACTCCTACTAGTAGGTCCTTTTGAAAACGACTTGGATCCATTACAATCAAAAACCATTCAAAGGATAAAGACCAATGCAAATATTATTAACACAGGTTTTCAAAACGACATCCGTCCTTATTTGGCAATAGCCAATTTGCTCGTTTTCCCTAGTTACAGAGAAGGATTTCCTAATGTAGTAATGCAAGCGGGTGCTATGGGGTTACCTTGCATCGTGTCGGATATCAACGGCTGCAACGAAATAATTATCGAAGGCGATAACGGCACCATCATTCCAGTGAAAAACACACAGGCCATCATTGAAAAAATGGAAAAATGCTACACAGATAGTGAGTACTATGAAAAATTAAAAGCCAACGCCAGAACTAAAATCGTAGAACGTTACGAACAAAAAGTTGTCTGGGAAGCCATTTTAGAAGAATACAATCGTAACCTAAACAACTAG
- a CDS encoding helix-turn-helix domain-containing protein — translation MNTITKPQHIGRNISRIRELRGIKQETLAIAIGVSQQTISNIENSKDVEEIKLEQIAKELGIKVEAIKNFSDEALFNYFSHFFDNSTEQVNYNNFSFNPLNKIIELYEQLLQAEKKKNEYLEKLLNKYFNKGQTLEDLL, via the coding sequence ATGAATACTATAACCAAACCCCAACACATCGGCCGTAACATTAGTCGAATACGTGAGTTAAGAGGCATAAAGCAAGAAACACTAGCTATAGCTATAGGTGTGAGTCAACAAACGATTTCTAATATTGAAAACAGTAAAGATGTTGAAGAAATCAAGCTTGAACAAATCGCTAAAGAACTTGGTATCAAAGTAGAAGCAATAAAAAACTTCAGTGATGAGGCACTGTTTAATTATTTTAGCCATTTTTTTGACAATAGTACAGAACAAGTGAATTATAACAACTTCAGCTTCAATCCTCTAAACAAAATTATTGAGTTATATGAGCAATTATTACAAGCTGAGAAGAAAAAAAATGAATACTTAGAAAAGCTTCTTAACAAATATTTTAATAAAGGCCAAACTTTAGAAGACCTCTTATAA